In Gopherus flavomarginatus isolate rGopFla2 chromosome 1, rGopFla2.mat.asm, whole genome shotgun sequence, a single genomic region encodes these proteins:
- the LIG4 gene encoding DNA ligase 4 isoform X2 yields the protein MMPSSGGLLDRQLLKWIGSQSAKCWTHNAEVKKRILMSSSPTSPSSPKRTVASVVPFADLCSILERIQKCKSRPEKIKNFKEFLDSWRKFHDALHKKEKDVTDSFYPAMRLILPQLERERMAYGIKETMLAKLYIELLNLPKEGKDALKLLNYRTPTGSHGDAGDFAMIAYFVLKPRCPKQGRLTIQQVNEFLDSVASNNAAKRKDLVKKSLLQLIAQSSALEQKWLIRMIIKDLKLGVSQQTIFSLFHPDAAELHNVTTDLERVCRQLHDPSVSLSDVSIMLFSAFKPMLAAIANVQQIEKQMNHRSFYIETKLDGERMQMHKDGDVYKYFSRNGFEYTQQFGASPLEGSLTPFIHNVFKNSIQNCILDGEMMAYNPNTQTFMQKGNKFDIKRMVDDSDLQTCFCVFDVLMVNDQKLGHEILSKRDEILNELFTPITGRIHIVHKTQASTRKEVVDALNEAIDNREEGIMIKDPMSIYKPDKRGEGWLKIKPEYVNGLMDELDLLIIGGYWGKGLRGGMMSHFLCAVAESSPPGEKPSVFHSICRVGSGYTMKELYDLGLKLAKHWKPYRKRDPPCNILCGTEKPEVYIEPCNSVIVQIKAAEIVTSDMYKTDCTLRFPRIEKIREDKEWYECMTLDFLEQLRGKASGKLAAKHLDMGDDEPQEKKRKTVPKIKKIIGIMDHFKAPDLSNVNKISNIFEDVEFCVMTGTENHSKSELESKVAESGGNVVQNPGPDTYCVIAGIENVRVKNIISSNKHDVVRAEWLLQCFEMKMFVPWQPAFMIHMSPDTKQHFACEYDHYGDSYTGDTDVTQLKEVFSRINNKNDEKMPLDMIADLEERYLWNSSPLCMFRQNTIYLDVYAAVNDPSTKTHGTMLSIRALELRFHGAKIVSQLKEGVSHVIMGEDHTHVKEIKALRRTFEKKFKILSELWVTDSIKEGKLQNENPYLI from the exons ATGATGCCATCATCTGGTGGTTTGCTGGACAGACAACTTTTGAAG TGGATTGGGTCCCAAAGTGCCAAGTGCTGGACACACAACGCAGAAG TGAAAAAGCGAATCCTGATGTCTTCCTCACCTACTTCACCATCTTCCCCTAAACGAACTGTGGCCTCAGTAGTTCCTTTTGCAGATCTGTGTTCAATTTTAGAACGAATACAGAAATGTAAATCCCGGCCAGAGAAAATCAAGAATTTCAAGGAatttttagattcatggaggaaaTTTCATGATGCTCTTCATAAAAAAGAGAAAGATGTCACAGACTCTTTTTATCCAGCAATGCGACTTATTCTTCCACAattggaaagagagagaatggcttATGGAATTAAAGAAACCATGCTTGCGAAGCTCTATATTGAACTGCTCAATTTACCCAAAGAAGGAAAAGATGCCCTAAAACTTTTAAATTATAGAACACCCACTGGCTCCCATGGAGATGCTGGAGACTTTGCAATGATTGCCTATTTTGTATTGAAACCGAGGTGCCCAAAACAAGGCAGACTGACCATACAACAGGTGAATGAGTTCCTGGATTCAGTTGCTAGTAATAATGCTGCCAAAAGGAAGGACCTAGTAAAGAAAAGTCTTCTTCAATTAATAGCTCAGAGCTCAGCACTTGAACAAAAGTGGCTGATCCGGATGATTATAAAGGATCTAAAACTTGGTGTTAGTCAGCAAaccatattttcccttttccatccTGATGCTGCTGAGTTACACAATGTCACAACTGACTTGGAGAGAGTTTGCAGACAACTGCATGACCCTTCTGTATCACTCAGTGATGTTTCCATCATGTTGTTTTCTGCCTTCAAACCTATGCTTGCTGCTATTGCAAATGTCCAGCAAATTGAGAAACAAATGAACCACCGAAGTTTTTACATAGAAACTAAACTAGATGGTGAACGTATGCAGATGCACAAAGATGGAGATGTATACAAGTATTTCTCTCGCAATGGGTTTGAGTATACTCAGCAGTTTGGTGCTTCTCCCCTTGAAGGTTCATTAACTCCATTTATTCATAATGTGTTTAAAAATAGTATACAAAACTGCATTCTTGATGGTGAAATGATGGCCTACAATCCCAATACACAAACTTTTATGCAGAAGGGAAACAAATTTGACATAAAAAGAATGGTAGATGATTCTGATCTGCAGACATGCTTTTGTGTGTTTGATGTATTAATGGTTAATGATCAGAAGTTGGGTCATGAGATACTAAGCAAAAGAGATGAGATTCTAAATGAGCTGTTTACACCAATAACAGGCAGAATACACATAGTACATAAAACACAGGCTAGCACCAGGAAAGAAGTAGTTGATGCTCTAAATGAAGCAATAGATAACAGAGAAGAAGGAATCATGATAAAAGATCCCATGTCCATTTACAAGCCAGACAAACGTGGAGAAGGGTGGTTAAAAATCAAACCAGAGTATGTCAATGGGCTCATGGATGAACTAGACCTATTAATTATTGGCGGTTACTGGGGGAAAGGTTTGCGTGGTGGCATGATGTCTCATTTTTTGTGTGCTGTTGCTGAGAGTTCCCCTCCTGGTGAAAAACCATCTGTCTTTCATTCTATTTGTCGTGTTGGTTCTGGTTACACTATGAAGGAGCTATACGATCTTGGTTTGAAATTGGCCAAACACTGGAAGCCTTACCGTAAAAGAGATCCTCCTTGTAATATTTTATGTGGAACTGAGAAGCCTGAAGTCTACATAGAGCCTTGTAACTCAGTCATAGTTCAGATTAAGGCAGCAGAGATTGTTACTAGTGATATGTACAAAACTGATTGCACTTTGCGATTCCCTCGAATTGAGAAAATAAGAGAGGACAAAGAGTGGTATGAATGTATGACTTTGGATTTCTTAGAACAGCTCAGAGGTAAAGCATCAGGGAAATTAGCAGCTAAGCACCTTGATATGGGTGATGATGAACCACAAGAAAAGAAACGGAAAACTGTACCAAAGATTAAGAAAATAATTGGAATCATGGATCATTTTAAAGCCCCTGATCTTTCCAATGTAAATAAGATTtctaatatatttgaagatgttGAGTTTTGTGTTATGACTGGAACAGAAAACCATTCAAAATCTGAACTGGAAAGTAAAGTAGCAGAAAGTGGTGGTAATGTGGTACAAAACCCTGGACCAGACACTTACTGTGTTATTGCAGGAATTGAGAATGTCAGAGTAAAAAATATTATATCTTCCAACAAGCATGATGTTGTGAGAGCAGAGTGGCTTTTAcagtgttttgaaatgaaaatgttcGTACCATGGCAGCCTGCCTTCATGATTCACATGTCTCCAGATACAAAACAACATTTTGCATGTGAGTACGATCATTATGGTGACAGCTACACAGGAGATACAGATGTGACCCAATTAAAGGAAGTATTCTCaagaattaataataaaaatgatgaGAAGATGCCTCTGGACATGATTGCTGACTTAGAAGAACGTTATTTGTGGAATAGCTCTCCACTCTGTATGTTCAGGCAAAATACCATTTATCTGGACGTTTATGCTGCTGTTAATGACCCCAGTACCAAGACCCATGGAACAATGCTATCTATTAGAGCTTTGGAGCTCCGTTTTCATGGAGCAAAAATAGTCTCACAGCTAAAGGAGGGTGTGTCCCATGTAATTATGGGAGAAGATCATACCCATGTGAAAGAGATAAAAGCACTTAGGAGAACATTTGAGAAAAAATTTAAAATCCTATCTGAGCTGTGGGTAACAGATTCAATAAAGGAGGGGAAGTTACAGAATGAAAATCCATACCTAATTTAA
- the LIG4 gene encoding DNA ligase 4 isoform X5 encodes MSSSPTSPSSPKRTVASVVPFADLCSILERIQKCKSRPEKIKNFKEFLDSWRKFHDALHKKEKDVTDSFYPAMRLILPQLERERMAYGIKETMLAKLYIELLNLPKEGKDALKLLNYRTPTGSHGDAGDFAMIAYFVLKPRCPKQGRLTIQQVNEFLDSVASNNAAKRKDLVKKSLLQLIAQSSALEQKWLIRMIIKDLKLGVSQQTIFSLFHPDAAELHNVTTDLERVCRQLHDPSVSLSDVSIMLFSAFKPMLAAIANVQQIEKQMNHRSFYIETKLDGERMQMHKDGDVYKYFSRNGFEYTQQFGASPLEGSLTPFIHNVFKNSIQNCILDGEMMAYNPNTQTFMQKGNKFDIKRMVDDSDLQTCFCVFDVLMVNDQKLGHEILSKRDEILNELFTPITGRIHIVHKTQASTRKEVVDALNEAIDNREEGIMIKDPMSIYKPDKRGEGWLKIKPEYVNGLMDELDLLIIGGYWGKGLRGGMMSHFLCAVAESSPPGEKPSVFHSICRVGSGYTMKELYDLGLKLAKHWKPYRKRDPPCNILCGTEKPEVYIEPCNSVIVQIKAAEIVTSDMYKTDCTLRFPRIEKIREDKEWYECMTLDFLEQLRGKASGKLAAKHLDMGDDEPQEKKRKTVPKIKKIIGIMDHFKAPDLSNVNKISNIFEDVEFCVMTGTENHSKSELESKVAESGGNVVQNPGPDTYCVIAGIENVRVKNIISSNKHDVVRAEWLLQCFEMKMFVPWQPAFMIHMSPDTKQHFACEYDHYGDSYTGDTDVTQLKEVFSRINNKNDEKMPLDMIADLEERYLWNSSPLCMFRQNTIYLDVYAAVNDPSTKTHGTMLSIRALELRFHGAKIVSQLKEGVSHVIMGEDHTHVKEIKALRRTFEKKFKILSELWVTDSIKEGKLQNENPYLI; translated from the coding sequence ATGTCTTCCTCACCTACTTCACCATCTTCCCCTAAACGAACTGTGGCCTCAGTAGTTCCTTTTGCAGATCTGTGTTCAATTTTAGAACGAATACAGAAATGTAAATCCCGGCCAGAGAAAATCAAGAATTTCAAGGAatttttagattcatggaggaaaTTTCATGATGCTCTTCATAAAAAAGAGAAAGATGTCACAGACTCTTTTTATCCAGCAATGCGACTTATTCTTCCACAattggaaagagagagaatggcttATGGAATTAAAGAAACCATGCTTGCGAAGCTCTATATTGAACTGCTCAATTTACCCAAAGAAGGAAAAGATGCCCTAAAACTTTTAAATTATAGAACACCCACTGGCTCCCATGGAGATGCTGGAGACTTTGCAATGATTGCCTATTTTGTATTGAAACCGAGGTGCCCAAAACAAGGCAGACTGACCATACAACAGGTGAATGAGTTCCTGGATTCAGTTGCTAGTAATAATGCTGCCAAAAGGAAGGACCTAGTAAAGAAAAGTCTTCTTCAATTAATAGCTCAGAGCTCAGCACTTGAACAAAAGTGGCTGATCCGGATGATTATAAAGGATCTAAAACTTGGTGTTAGTCAGCAAaccatattttcccttttccatccTGATGCTGCTGAGTTACACAATGTCACAACTGACTTGGAGAGAGTTTGCAGACAACTGCATGACCCTTCTGTATCACTCAGTGATGTTTCCATCATGTTGTTTTCTGCCTTCAAACCTATGCTTGCTGCTATTGCAAATGTCCAGCAAATTGAGAAACAAATGAACCACCGAAGTTTTTACATAGAAACTAAACTAGATGGTGAACGTATGCAGATGCACAAAGATGGAGATGTATACAAGTATTTCTCTCGCAATGGGTTTGAGTATACTCAGCAGTTTGGTGCTTCTCCCCTTGAAGGTTCATTAACTCCATTTATTCATAATGTGTTTAAAAATAGTATACAAAACTGCATTCTTGATGGTGAAATGATGGCCTACAATCCCAATACACAAACTTTTATGCAGAAGGGAAACAAATTTGACATAAAAAGAATGGTAGATGATTCTGATCTGCAGACATGCTTTTGTGTGTTTGATGTATTAATGGTTAATGATCAGAAGTTGGGTCATGAGATACTAAGCAAAAGAGATGAGATTCTAAATGAGCTGTTTACACCAATAACAGGCAGAATACACATAGTACATAAAACACAGGCTAGCACCAGGAAAGAAGTAGTTGATGCTCTAAATGAAGCAATAGATAACAGAGAAGAAGGAATCATGATAAAAGATCCCATGTCCATTTACAAGCCAGACAAACGTGGAGAAGGGTGGTTAAAAATCAAACCAGAGTATGTCAATGGGCTCATGGATGAACTAGACCTATTAATTATTGGCGGTTACTGGGGGAAAGGTTTGCGTGGTGGCATGATGTCTCATTTTTTGTGTGCTGTTGCTGAGAGTTCCCCTCCTGGTGAAAAACCATCTGTCTTTCATTCTATTTGTCGTGTTGGTTCTGGTTACACTATGAAGGAGCTATACGATCTTGGTTTGAAATTGGCCAAACACTGGAAGCCTTACCGTAAAAGAGATCCTCCTTGTAATATTTTATGTGGAACTGAGAAGCCTGAAGTCTACATAGAGCCTTGTAACTCAGTCATAGTTCAGATTAAGGCAGCAGAGATTGTTACTAGTGATATGTACAAAACTGATTGCACTTTGCGATTCCCTCGAATTGAGAAAATAAGAGAGGACAAAGAGTGGTATGAATGTATGACTTTGGATTTCTTAGAACAGCTCAGAGGTAAAGCATCAGGGAAATTAGCAGCTAAGCACCTTGATATGGGTGATGATGAACCACAAGAAAAGAAACGGAAAACTGTACCAAAGATTAAGAAAATAATTGGAATCATGGATCATTTTAAAGCCCCTGATCTTTCCAATGTAAATAAGATTtctaatatatttgaagatgttGAGTTTTGTGTTATGACTGGAACAGAAAACCATTCAAAATCTGAACTGGAAAGTAAAGTAGCAGAAAGTGGTGGTAATGTGGTACAAAACCCTGGACCAGACACTTACTGTGTTATTGCAGGAATTGAGAATGTCAGAGTAAAAAATATTATATCTTCCAACAAGCATGATGTTGTGAGAGCAGAGTGGCTTTTAcagtgttttgaaatgaaaatgttcGTACCATGGCAGCCTGCCTTCATGATTCACATGTCTCCAGATACAAAACAACATTTTGCATGTGAGTACGATCATTATGGTGACAGCTACACAGGAGATACAGATGTGACCCAATTAAAGGAAGTATTCTCaagaattaataataaaaatgatgaGAAGATGCCTCTGGACATGATTGCTGACTTAGAAGAACGTTATTTGTGGAATAGCTCTCCACTCTGTATGTTCAGGCAAAATACCATTTATCTGGACGTTTATGCTGCTGTTAATGACCCCAGTACCAAGACCCATGGAACAATGCTATCTATTAGAGCTTTGGAGCTCCGTTTTCATGGAGCAAAAATAGTCTCACAGCTAAAGGAGGGTGTGTCCCATGTAATTATGGGAGAAGATCATACCCATGTGAAAGAGATAAAAGCACTTAGGAGAACATTTGAGAAAAAATTTAAAATCCTATCTGAGCTGTGGGTAACAGATTCAATAAAGGAGGGGAAGTTACAGAATGAAAATCCATACCTAATTTAA